DNA sequence from the Bufo bufo chromosome 3, aBufBuf1.1, whole genome shotgun sequence genome:
GGCTGTGTATtgtagtaatcatgtatatatgctggtttattTAAGTTGAACAATCCCCACAAAATTAAATTCCAATTATGTGGAAATGTAGTTCACGAAAATGGACGATTGAGGCCTGACGCTCAAATTCACCTTTACACTCACACGTATATTGCTGCACTAGGCTGTGTATTGTTGTAGTAATCACCTATACATGCTGGTTTCATAAAAtgtaacaatacaaaaaaaataattattccaACCGTGTGGAAATGGAATTCACGAAAACAGATGATTGAGGCTTGAAGCTCAATTTTACATTAACACTCCCAGGTAAATTGCTGCCCTACCCTGTGTTTCGCagtagtaatcacgtatatatgctggtttaattaaactgAACAATCCCCAAAATTAGATGGTCGACCGATTCTGCAGAAATCGTTGATATTAATATTATGTGTATGGCCACTTTTAGACCATCATCCTACAACATTATTTCAATTTTTAATCTTTTTCATACTTCCATTCTTTGATCAAAGTTGATTTCCAGTTATACTTTAGCAAATTCTTGTAATGAACAGGACATGTAAGTTTTATTCTATGGATGTAGAGCCCTTTTATCAACAATTCATCATTATGTTGAAGAGTAGATTAAAGACAGCTGAAATACTGTAGAGAAATGTAGCTTTATTGTCATTTTTTCAGAGCAGATCATACAAGCCGAATGTCTGCTATACACAACATTAAGACAGAAATGGTCAGTCACAAGACTTCAAAAGTGTTAGTAGCTAAACAAATCTATATTCTTGCAATGAATATACACAGGTAAAGAGCATTCATATCTCCATACCGCATCTTTTTCAATTAAACTTAAATGGGTTCTATATGATTTAAATAACATTTCTAAATGGTTTAAAATAGTAATAGAAAACTAAAAGTAACtgcaaatatcaataaaaaaACAACAGAGTTCACATAGTCCGATAGTGTGTATAGACACAGCCCTCTCTGTCCTGAGAAACTGGTCTCAATATCTCTTTGTATGGCTGGTGCGATCATATTACTGCTCCACGTAGAAGCTGTATGTTAGTAGCTAGGGATTGGATCAAACCTTATAACATTATCCCGTGACATAACACAGCTTTTCCCAAATAAGGCTTTAGTAAAAGATTTTCTTCATCTCATAAGACAGGATCCGATTCTTTAAATATACGGTTCCTGCATGAGGCAGTAGTATCAAATCTGAAACCATCCTACCTACAGGGAATATCTGACCCATATTTATTTgctaggaattcaagaggggcctggatgtatttctggagcgtaataatattacaggctatagctactagagaggggtcgttgatccagggagttattctgattgcctgattggagttgggaaggaattttttattcccctaaagtgaggaaaattggcttctacctcacagggtttttttttttgccttcctctggatcaacttgcaggatgacaggccgaactggatggacaaatgtcttttttcggccttatgtactatgttacttaaaACCAATTACTGATACATATAAATTTtcctaatgtgtttttttttctgattgtagagtttttaaaattatattttctgtatacggggcagccatcttgtctgagctgctGTTGACAGCATTATGGGAAATTGCTTTACAAGGAACATGTGGACTGGAGATGTTCATTGATTTGTATGGGAGAGTTTCCTAGACtttctctgtgacctgtgcagggagggggaggaggtgagctgccACCATCACTTctgaaaagtgatctctacagtaGAGGATGACTCAATATATTATTAAGCATGATATGACaaggaaaaaaaatcaccaaaaaatatttaaatatgttTAGCATTAATACGTgattcattttctgatgacacataagACTCTCAGTTTACACCTGCTCCTTTATATCAAGACTAACAAGGAGCCTGCACATGTTCATCAGCCTCATCTAATTCCCTATTCCCAAATTTAATTTCCTGGATAATGGCCCCGGTCTTTTCTGTAGTTTTTTCTATAACCTGTGGATTATTTTAATCAGCTCACACCTTTTTATCCAACCCTCTTTTATATATGCGAGTGCTCACCAGCATTGTAGATCTGTCCCCGTAGTAGGTGAATATCTGGCTTAAATGTATCTTCAGATTCAAATGTaaagaatgtttccattcactgaatgCAAGTAGAGTTGTTCAATATAGTGCAGAATTGAAACACAAAGCATATTAGTAAGACTATGTATAGCTATAGAACTCCTTCAAGCTGCAAAAACATAACATCGAAATAAATTTGGAGAAATGAGATCACAATGTCATAGTTCCCTGTCTTATACTACATGACactgatatatacagtatgtatattatATCAGTGTATGTATATGCATATCACCAATACCTACAAGGTATACTTTATATTCTGCTACCCCCTCTCTTTTTATCAAGAGATCCTTTCGGCCGTTCTGCCATAACCGTACTGAGGAGGACACCACTAcacatattttttataattacctGTCAGTATATTTTATCTGGCTATCAATGCTCTACAAATTATTAAACAATTAGACCATCATGGCTAGAAGTATTGTACCCTACCGGTGATGACTGGGATGTGTAGTCCCTTTTTGATTTAGATCTTTGAATGAATTCTAACCCTTCTAGGTAATTCTACGGCTTATGTAAAGCTTGTGAAGATGTTTACCCATTATATGATGGTACCCGTTTTAGTTTAGGTCATTTTAAATAATCCATCTTGGCCTTGTTATAggcaaagtcctcagtaaaaaaGAATGAAATGTAATGGAACCACAGACATTGTTTTATTTCTCAGGGAAGTGAATGTACAGTTGTGATTTCTGTACAAGGTCGTTCTGTCATGTCCATCCTTTTACCATCATTCTGAATCATGTAGACAATGTGTTTCAGGTCTAAACTGCGGGTCAGCACATCCAGGAGTAGCTCATCCTTCTGAACACCTTCCATAAATTCCTCCAGTGATAGTTCACCTGGGGGGAAAAAATTGCATCTTTAAAACTTTGAGGTCTTAAAAGGATTGTCCACTCTTTGGATAGCAAGTGTTTTATTCTCTTCCATTGCCACCATAGGGAAATGGGCTGCTCATGTGAAGCAGCAACATTATCTGGGTCCTCCAGGGTAAAAGTTTTTATCTGTTCTCTGAGTTAAGCAGGTCATACACGTGAGATAATTATTGGACAAGCCCACCAATTTCCTTGGGACTGGCCAACCATCTAAGTTATATTAAAATAAGGTTATACCAGACAAACCCCATAACTACATTTTCTACAACTAAACCGAACAGATAAAATTTCTTCTTGTTTTAATGTCAGATTTTTTAAATCTGTTTTTCAATATATCTTTTATCTCTCATATGTTTACAGCTATCTCTTATATTGTGCTGCAGTTCATGCTATATTAATGACACATTTTCATTACTCTTATTAAGTCGTACTCTGTATCTAGTGGTATGCCTTGGTAGATACAAGGAGTGGCACTAAAGCAACCCATCTAGTTCTGTCAGCAATCATGTTACAAAAATAAGTCAAATACATCAAAAAATGTTATGTAAAGGCATTCTAATAATAAAAACAGGAAGATTACTCACCATCGCCATTAATATCAATTTTGTCAAAAACCATATCTGTGAACTCCTCTGCGGTCATATCTTCATTGCATCTGTTAATAGCCCTAATAGCCTGAATAAAACATTACATTTGCTTAATATTTCAGTGCTTTCAGTCCCATATCTATATTTAGGAAATGCATTAAATGTACAGGCCTGATCTATTTGAATTCCTGCCTTACCTTTATTATATTGAGAAGTTCTCCTCTGTCAATGCAGCCATTCCCATCCACATCATAGAGTTTAAAGTACCACCGCAGCTTCTGCTCCACTTTGCCTTTCAGGACTAAGCTCAAAGCAGCTACGTATTCCATAAAATCCATATAACCATCCTGAAAAAAGAATGTAGGTGAGCATACAAGCCTGTACattatccaatatctatctatctatctatctatctatctatctatctatctactgtatctactgtatctactgtatctatctatctatttcatattatctatctaaatatctatctcatattatctatctatcggtCAGTGTCACTTATGTTGGTGGTGTAAAGGTTGGTGGAGCTCTGTAAAAGAATAATTCTGAACCATAAGCACTCTTAACTTTTCCCAGTTTCATGattaaaaataatatgtaccattATGGAAGTTCTATGTAGAGGGCTTACCGCTGCATACTGTTCTTAGACAACTGGGGGGCACTATTTTGTGACCAGTGGGCATAGTTTGTTCATAACTGGGTGCATACTGCAACATCCAATACAGTATGCACTCTAAACGGCCTATTAACAGATCCTTGTAGAGGGCAATGCATGTGATTAagatcttttatttttattttttataactatCTTTTTATAAATGACCAGTTGGCACAATCCTAACatagctgcatttttttttagctGAAATATTTGCATATAAAATCAGATAGCACTAAAATATTACCATTGATTTATATGAAGTTTTTCTCTGTTTGATTCATATGGAATTAAAAAAATGGTGCAATGCTCCATTGGATTCTGCATTATGGAATCATTCTCCCCAGAGAGCAGCACTTCCTCAGTAATACATTACCATGGTATGGAGATGGACTCCATATGCCACTGTATTACTAATATAAGGATCATTTAAATACACAGCATTTAAAAATGGAGATATTCAGTATAATCCAGTCCCTTCTGTAGCACAGCAATGACCTTAGCAAAATACCATAAAGAATATATCATACCATAAATAATGTGTTTACCTGGTTTCAGGTTTTTCATGGGATGTCTACCATGTATAAAAACTTAAAAGGTAAATTTGAACATGATATATTAGTGGGTGGATCCTGCAGATTTCGGTTGGATACACTGATAAGCTAATGACTATAACAGTCTACAGACAACCCATCAGGGTTTGCTATGGGGGGAACAAAGAACCACTCAGTTAAATCTTTGCCCTTATATATGCATGTATAGGATGTATAGGGTGCCTAAATATATGCATGTATAGGGTGATATGCATGTATAGGGTGATTGAAAATAATAGCTTTTAGCTAACCAATCAGCTTAAAGCTTCCTTAAAATGGTTTAAGCACAATCAACTTTTtgattttaccttttatagaacttcAAAttatttcactttgtctgtgaatACTCGGGGCTTTCTATTTTACTTGCTTTTATAGTGATAACATTTTCTGCTGATCATCATAACTCACAGTGCTTACTGTCTCCACTGGGGCTTACAATCTAATTTTCATACATCAAACACGAGACCTAATTTCATAGAAAGCAAAGACTATAACTATATTGGATGGCTGCATACTTTGATTTATATGCCACACAGTTTTGGACCTATGACCCCTATATAAATACACCTATTGgcatttttgtatatttgttttgTAAATTGCTATGCCCAATCAAGTTACAACATAAAATAGTGTAatgcatcaaaaaaaaaataacaggcaaGTTACCTTGTTAAAGTCAAAAGTGTTGAACATTTGTTCAATGTATTGATTGGATGCTGGACTGAGGTTCTTGAGTCCAAAGAACTGCTTGAATTCATGTTGGGTCAACTGACCAGATGGACACTCCGTCATGAACTTTTTATACCAACGGTGGATTTCTGTGGAACTTAGTTCTTCTACAGTTTTTCCATCCATATTCCCCATTTTTAAAATCTTAAAGTCTTGTTGCTAGTTCTAAAATGTGTAGAAATGTAGAAAAAGTTTCtcccaaaaatacaaaaaaggctcaataaaaaaattacactgatagGCTGCATCCAATAATCAAAATAAATTGTCTAAATCCTTTAAAGAGCCTTCTTGAAATAAGGTCCCAAGGATTCAAGGTATCCAGTGTGTGGAAGAGTCTAAATGAAAAGAcgttgaaaaatggaaaaaacttCACTTAAGGAACCACGCAATTCCATTGCTAACCAATCACAAGACTTctcagtgggggaaaccctcgtgTCTGTACAGGTGAAATTCAACGAGTGGCAATACAAATACACCCCCCACACTCAGTAAGCTATCTGTAGTGATTAAGAAGAAACAAGATTACAGAAGGAGGTGATTTAGGATGCCTCTTGAAGGATTTGTAATCTTCTAATCGCAGATCCGGCTCTGACGTTGTTAATGACCTATGAGTGATCTAACAATAGCATCAAAAATAAACAGGGTGCTACTTCAGTTTCTTTGCATGTAATTGTTAGAACATTACTGCTGTTGAGTGGCTGAGGTCTACTGCAAAACCAGTGCAGGGATTCACTGTTTTTTAGGGGGTATTGTAAGTTTACAGAGAGATGCCCCAAGTTTGAGACTCTTATCTAATGCGTAATGCTTACCTAATGCCAGAGCGTTATAACATTAGTAACATTAACAGCTATTAATGAGTAGCATAAATGCAATCAGAATCCAAATTCTAAAGGCCCTTTACACAGGTCAATAATTGGGGTTCCTAGAAAAGCTTGTCCCCAATTATTGCCCTAGGTAACAGTGTCTCTGTTCTTCAGGTGAACGCATAGCTAGTGCAGTCACCTAagtcatcatttctgggcagcagattgtgctgtctaaatagcgatctgctgcccagaaacaatgaatgtgTCTGGGTATAAGTGATCACTCAAGCCATCGCTTATCACCTTACAGCAGAGttgactgctgcatgtaaatgcagctctcactaaaggtgcatttacacctgccaaggagcagcagattgtcaggaaggaagcgctcCTTCTAAACAGTCAGTTGATTGTAGTGGAGGTgaagtgctgcatttacatgcagcaatcacctccacagtatgaggatgaatGGTCACTATTGCTAccactcgtcctcatacagctctgctgcccagaaacgcctGTACGGCGGGTGATTGGCTgcacctttacatgggcagattgtcCGGAACGAGCATTAGCAGGAACGTTCATCCCTAATAATCTGCCCGATTATTGCACCGTCTAAATGAACCTTAACTCGGATGAGCAGGCAATTACAATGACCAAACTGTTTGTTCACAATAATTGCTTGCTGTGTCAGGCTATGTAAAGAGGCTTTAACATGctactttaaccacttaaggaccacaggtttatacccccctaaagaccaggcccttttttacaaatcggcactacactactttcaccgtttattgctcggtcatgcaacttaccacccaaatgaattttacctccttttcttctcactaatagagctttcatttggtggtatttcattgctgctgacatttttactttttttgttattaatcgaaatttaacgatttttttgcaaaaaaatgacatttttcactttcagttgtaaaattttgcaaaaaaaccgagatccatatagaaattttgctctaaatttatagttctacatgtctttgataaaaaaaaaatgtttgggtaaaaaaaaaaaggtttgggtaaaagttatagcgtttacaaactatggtacaaaaatgtgaatttccgctttttgaagcagctctgactttctgagcacctgtcatgtttcctgaggttctacaatggccagacagtacaaacaccccacaaatgaccccatttcggaaagtagacaccctaaggtattcgctgatgggcatagtgagttcatagaactttttattttttgtcacaagttagcggaaaatgatgattttttttttttttcttacaaagtctcatattccactaacttgtgacaaaaaataaaaacttctatgaactcactatgcccatcacgaaataccttggggtctcttctttccaaaatggggtcacttgtggggtagttatactgccctggcattctaggggcccaaatgtgtggtaaggagtttgaaatcaaattctgtaaaaaatgacctgtgaaatccgaaaggtgctctttggaatatgggcccctttgcccacctaggctgcaaaaaagtgtcacacatctggtatctctgtattcaggagaagttgaggaatgtgttttggggtgtctttttacatatacccatgctgggtgagataaatatcttggtcaaatgccaactttgtataaaaaaatgggaaaagttgtcttttgccaagatatttctctcacccagcatgggtatatgtaaaatgacaccccaaaacacattccccaccttctcctgagtacggcgataccacatgtgtgacacttttttgcagcctaggtgggcaaaggggcccatattccaaagagcacctttcggatttcactcgtcattttttacagaatttgatttcaaactccttaccacacattcgggcccctagaatgccagggcagtataactaccccacaagtgaccccattttggaaagaagacaccccaaggtattccgtgaggggcatggaaagttcctagaattttttattttttgtcacaagttagtggaaaatgatgatttttttttttttttttcagacaaagtctcatattccactaacttgtgacaaaaaataaaaacttccatgaactcactatgcccatcagcgaataccttggggtctcttctttccaaaatggggtcacttgtggggtagttatactgccctggcattctaggggcccgaatgtgtggtaaggagtttgaaatcaaattctgtaaaaaatgacctgtgaaatccgaaaggtgctctttggaatatgggcccctttgcccacctaggctgcaaaaaagtgtcacacatctggtatctctgtattcaggagaagttgaggaatgtgttttggggtgtcattttacatatacccatgctgggtgagataaatatcttggtcaaatgccaactttgtataaaaaaatgggaaaagttgtcttttgccaagatatttctctcacccagcaggggtatatgtaaaatgacaccccaaaacacattccccaccttctcctgagtacggggataccagatgtgtgacacttttttgcagcctaggtgggcaaaggggcccatattccaaagagcacctttcggatttcacaggtcattttttacagaatttgatttcaaactccttaccacacatttgggcccctagaatgccagggcagtataactaccccacaagtgaccccattttggaaagaagagaccccaaggtattcgctgatgggcatagtgagttcatggaagtttttattttttgtcacaagttagtggaatatgagactttgtatgaaaaaaaaaaaaaaaaaaaataagcattttccactaacttgtgacaaaaaataaaaaattctaggaactcgccatgcccctcagggaataccttggggtgtcttctttccaaaatggggtcacttgtggggtagttatactgccctggcattttccaggggccctaatgtgtggtaagtaggtaaatgacctgtgaaatcctaaaggtgctctttggaatatgggcccctttgcccacctaggctgcaaaaaagtgtcacacatgtggtatcgccgtattcaggagaagttggggaatgtgttttggggtgtcattttacatatacccttgctgggtgagagaaatatcttggcaaaagacaacttttcccatttttttatacaaagttggcatttgaccaagatatttctctcacccagcatgggtatatgtaaaatgacaccacaaaacacattccccaacttctcctgagtacggcgataccagatgtgtgacacttttttgcagcctagatgcgcaaaggtgcccaaattccttttaggagggcatttttagacatttggataccagacttcttctcacgctttggggcccctagaatgccagggcagtataaataccccacatgtgaccccattttggaaagaagacaccccaaggtattcaatgaggggcatggcgagttcatagaaattttttttttttggcacaagttagcggaaattgatatttttaatttttttctcacaaagtctcccgttccgctaacttgggacaaaaatttcaatctttcatggactcaatatgcccctcacggaatacctgggggtgtcttctttccgaaatggggtcacatgtggggtatttatactgccctggcattctaggggccctaaagcgtgagaagaagtctggaatataaatgtctaaaaaattttacgcatttggtttccgtgaggggtacggtgagttcatgtgagattttattttttgacacaagttagtggaatatgagactttgcaagaaaaaaataataataattccgctaacttgggccaaaaaaatgtctgaatggagccttacagagggtgatcaatgacaggggggttgatcaatgacagggggttgatcaatgacaggggggtgatcaatgacaggggggtgatcagggagtctatatggggtgataaccacagtcattgatcacgcccgtgtaaggcttcattcagacgtccggatgcgttttgcggatccgatccatctatcagtgcatccgtaaaaatcatgcggacatctgaatggagctttacaggggggtaatcaatgacaggggggtgatcagggagtctatatggggtgatcaccacagtcattgatcatgcccctgtaaggcttcattcagacgtccggatgcgttttgcggatccgatccatctatcagtggatccgtaaaaatcatgcggacgtctgaatggagctttacaggggggtaatcaatgacaggggggtgatcagggagtctatatggggtgatcaccacagtcattgatcacgcccctgtaaggcttcattcagacgtccggatgcgttttgcggatccgatccatctatcagtggatccgtaaaaatcatgaggacgtctgaatggagctttacaggggggtaatcaatgacaggggggtaatcaatgacaggggggtgatcagggagtctatatggggtgatcaccacagtcattgatcacgcccctgtaaggcttcattcagacgtccggatgcgttttgcggatccgatccatctatcagtgcatccgtaaaaatcatgcggacatctgaatggagatttacaggggggtaatcaatgacaggggggtgatcaccacagtcattgatcatgcccctgtaaggcttcattcagacgtccggatgcgttttgcggatccgatccatctatcagtgcatccgtaaaaatcatgcggacatctgaatggagctttacaggggggtgatcaatgacaggggggtgatcagggagtctatatggggtgatcaccacagtcattgatcatgcccctgtaaggcttcattcagacgtccggatgcgttttgcggatccgatccatctatcagtgcatccgtaaaaatcatgcggacatctgaatggagctttacaggggggtgatcagggagtctatatggggtgatcaccacagtcattgatcatgcccctgtaaggcttcattcagacgtccggatgcgttttgcggatccgatccatctatcagtgcatccgtaaaaatcatgcggacatctgaatggagctttacaggggggtgatcagggagtctatatggggtgatcaccacagtcattgatcatgcccctgtaaggcttcattcagacgtccggatgcgttttgcggatccgatccatctatcagtggatccgtaaaaatcatgcggacgtctgaatggagctttacaggggggtaatcaatgacaggggggtaatcaatgacaggggggtgatcagggagtttatatggggtgatcaccacagtcattgatcacgcccctgtaaggcttcattcagacgtccggatgcgttttgcggatccgatccatctatcagtggatccgtaaaaatcatgcggacgtctgaatggagctttacgggggggtaatcaatgacaggggggtaatcaatgacaggggggtgatcagggagtctatatggggtgatcaggggctaataaggggttaataagtgacggggggggggtgtagtgtagtgtagtggtgcttggtgctactttactgagctacctgtgtcctctggtggtcgatccaaacaaaggggaccaccagaggaccaggtagcaggtatattagacgctgttatcaaaacagcgtctaatatacctgttaggggttaaaaaaaacacatctccagcctgccagcgaacgatcgccgctggcaggctggagatcaactctcttaccttccgttcctgtgagcgcgcgcgcctgtgtgcgcgcgttcacaggaaatctcggctcacgcgagatgacgcctattggcgttagtgtagcctgggggagccgccgcaatgacgcctttcggcgttagcgtggcggcaagcggttaaaatgAAGTAATTTCAGACTTTTCATTTATGCAGATTTCAAGAATTGCATCTGCCATTCATATCAATACACCAATTCtgtaatttttgtaatataccaATTCTGCAAACAGTCTTAAGGATTGGCAAGTATCATTGCCATGCTAGATATAATGGAGGTTGAAGAGCTGTGCTTTACTAATCATTTCCTCCTATAAATAAAGAAAACAGATTACACATATGGCTTTTTCTGATCTTAGGTATACAACTTTCacttgggaggagtagcaataaaAAATATTACTGAAAAGCAAAGTACAGAAGGACACTGTGATCTTCTTATCTGTATGTGCATGCATTTTGTGATGGTGTCAGCAAGGGCTTTGTAACCATTTTGCTAAGTGAGTAAATTAATTTTGGCATTTCAAGTTTTTGCCATTTTGGCAGCAACAGAGAAGGAACAATGGTTCCTTCCAAACCACAACACATATATTAATTGGCTAATGGACTGGTCTCTGTGCCTGTAGTCTCTTAATTCATGTGGTCAGTTTTTACGCTCTTCCAAGCATGGCTATTGGCAGGATCAGGCTGTCTCATTGGAAGTCAGATACGGTACTGTGACTGGGAGGTAAAATATTCAATTTATTGGCACAAAAAACCTGGTCACAGCAGCGTGTTCCAACATGCGGAAGGGCTGCTTCTGCACATGGGTAGTTGCTAGCAAAGACCGTGACATCATGGATGCTGGTAATGCTGTCATAGAAATTCCCTGCATCTTCTATGCATGTTTGCCAATAGAGAGCACTGGTAGCAGTGATCTAAAGGCTGttggccatatacattagatgtACATCGGCGGAACTCAGTGATTTCATCGGGGCTttggctgaccatctaatgtgtatggtggcctCCCAACTGCCAATGCAGGGGGAGATAAAGTTTGGTCACATTGGACTCAATTGTCCAATCCTTTTTATAGCTGGGAGATAAGCCGCTGCCAGAGGAGTCTGGTAGTGGCTTTCTCCTATAGATGGGAGGATCGGA
Encoded proteins:
- the GUCA1A gene encoding guanylyl cyclase-activating protein 1, giving the protein MGNMDGKTVEELSSTEIHRWYKKFMTECPSGQLTQHEFKQFFGLKNLSPASNQYIEQMFNTFDFNKDGYMDFMEYVAALSLVLKGKVEQKLRWYFKLYDVDGNGCIDRGELLNIIKAIRAINRCNEDMTAEEFTDMVFDKIDINGDGELSLEEFMEGVQKDELLLDVLTRSLDLKHIVYMIQNDGKRMDMTERPCTEITTVHSLP